One part of the Chloroflexota bacterium genome encodes these proteins:
- a CDS encoding RibD family protein gives MNPESGAAPDPVADIRGTVKAICASGRPLVTLTYAQSLDGSISHRPEAPLALSGPETKYLTHRLRAAHDAILVGVGTVLADDPKLTARQVGGPHPRPVVLDSRLRTPPTARVLQHPRGCIIAAAEDAPQEREAVLATAGAHVVRLPRGATGVSLPALLSWLYEAQVCSLMVEGGRQVLTAFLQAGLVDWVLLTIVPYFVGGVPALAPLLPRSPQPDSVEAFPGLAPGWQVMRLGRDLVLWGQMPPANPASR, from the coding sequence ATGAATCCTGAAAGCGGTGCTGCGCCAGACCCGGTAGCAGACATTCGGGGCACCGTCAAGGCCATTTGCGCCTCGGGGCGGCCGCTGGTGACGCTGACCTACGCCCAGAGCCTGGACGGCAGCATCAGCCATCGCCCCGAGGCGCCATTGGCGCTGAGCGGCCCCGAGACCAAATACCTCACCCACCGCTTACGGGCCGCCCACGATGCCATTCTGGTCGGCGTGGGCACCGTGCTGGCCGACGACCCCAAACTGACAGCCCGGCAGGTGGGCGGCCCCCACCCGCGCCCCGTCGTGTTAGACTCGCGGCTGCGCACCCCGCCCACCGCGCGGGTGCTGCAACACCCCCGCGGCTGCATCATTGCGGCTGCCGAAGACGCCCCCCAAGAACGCGAGGCCGTTTTAGCCACCGCCGGGGCCCACGTGGTGCGTCTGCCGCGAGGAGCCACCGGCGTTTCCCTACCTGCTTTGCTTTCATGGCTATACGAAGCGCAGGTGTGCAGCCTGATGGTCGAAGGCGGACGGCAAGTACTCACCGCTTTCCTTCAGGCGGGGCTGGTCGATTGGGTCTTGCTGACCATTGTGCCTTACTTCGTCGGCGGCGTGCCCGCCCTGGCCCCGCTTTTGCCCCGCTCGCCCCAGCCGGACAGCGTGGAAGCCTTCCCCGGCCTGGCCCCGGGCTGGCAAGTGATGCGCCTGGGCCGCGACCTGGTGCTCTGGGGGCAGATGCCGCCTGCCAACCCGGCCAGCCGCTGA
- the hisA gene encoding 1-(5-phosphoribosyl)-5-[(5-phosphoribosylamino)methylideneamino]imidazole-4-carboxamide isomerase, with the protein MMFTLYPAIDLHQGQVVRLKQGDLARQTRYATNPAVVARRWLAEGAQWLHVVNLDGAFGQDDAANRAALQAILQEAATHQARVQFGGGLRSLKAVGEALRLGVSRVVLGTLAARQPEAVAEALRRWGPERVAVGIDARGRRVQVSGWAEATDLEATTFARRLAAMGLRTVIFTDIARDGLQTGLALEATAALQAASGLEVIASGGVASLDDLRAAQATGLAGVIVGRALYEGAFTVAEALRALT; encoded by the coding sequence CTGATGTTCACCCTTTACCCTGCCATCGACCTCCACCAGGGGCAAGTGGTGCGCCTGAAGCAAGGCGACCTTGCCCGCCAAACCCGCTACGCCACCAACCCGGCTGTCGTTGCCCGCCGATGGCTCGCCGAAGGCGCCCAGTGGCTGCACGTGGTCAACCTCGATGGCGCATTCGGCCAGGACGACGCGGCCAACCGCGCCGCATTGCAAGCCATTCTGCAAGAAGCCGCCACCCATCAGGCCCGCGTCCAGTTCGGCGGCGGCCTGCGCAGCCTGAAAGCCGTAGGCGAGGCCCTGCGGCTGGGCGTCAGCCGGGTCGTGCTGGGCACCTTAGCCGCCCGCCAGCCTGAAGCCGTGGCCGAAGCCCTGCGCCGCTGGGGGCCGGAACGCGTTGCCGTGGGCATCGACGCCCGCGGGAGGCGCGTGCAGGTGAGCGGCTGGGCCGAAGCCACCGACCTGGAAGCCACCACCTTCGCCCGCCGTCTGGCCGCAATGGGGCTGCGCACCGTGATTTTCACCGATATTGCCCGCGACGGCCTGCAAACCGGCCTGGCGCTGGAAGCCACCGCCGCCCTGCAAGCCGCCAGCGGGCTGGAAGTCATCGCCTCGGGCGGCGTGGCCTCGCTGGACGACCTGCGTGCCGCCCAAGCCACCGGGCTGGCAGGGGTGATTGTGGGGCGGGCGCTTTACGAGGGGGCGTTTACCGTGGCCGAGGCGCTGCGGGCGCTGACCTGA
- a CDS encoding SDR family oxidoreductase, translated as MDGKICLVTGATSGIGQVTAATLAALGAEVGVVGRNPAKTERVVAKIRTESGNARVAAFLADFSDLEQVRRLAAAVHARFDRLDVLVNNAGAFFLRREMTPYGVEKTFLVNHLAPFLLTNLVLDMLRAAPAGRVINVASSMHRTGTLDWDDLAFEHGYSGMKAYGRSKLANILFTRELARREAGTPLTVNAMHPGMVATGIWKAGFAPLDRLAQWVVARFALTPEEGADTILYLATSPEVVSVSGHYFVECKQVEPSEAARDDALARRLWEVSERLTGLA; from the coding sequence ATGGATGGCAAAATTTGCCTGGTCACCGGGGCGACTTCGGGCATTGGGCAGGTGACCGCGGCGACGCTGGCAGCATTGGGTGCGGAAGTGGGCGTGGTGGGGCGCAATCCAGCCAAAACCGAGCGCGTGGTGGCGAAAATTCGCACGGAAAGCGGTAATGCGCGCGTGGCGGCCTTCCTGGCCGATTTTTCCGACCTGGAGCAAGTGCGGCGGCTGGCTGCGGCGGTGCATGCGCGCTTCGACCGCCTGGACGTGCTGGTCAACAACGCTGGCGCCTTCTTCCTCCGCCGCGAGATGACCCCCTACGGCGTGGAAAAGACTTTTTTGGTCAACCACTTGGCCCCCTTCCTGCTGACCAATCTGGTTTTGGATATGCTTCGGGCCGCACCGGCCGGGCGTGTGATCAACGTGGCTTCGTCCATGCACCGCACCGGCACGCTCGATTGGGACGACCTGGCGTTTGAGCACGGCTATTCGGGCATGAAGGCCTATGGGCGCTCAAAACTGGCGAACATCCTCTTTACGCGTGAACTGGCGCGGCGAGAAGCCGGAACGCCGCTTACGGTCAACGCCATGCACCCCGGCATGGTAGCGACCGGCATCTGGAAGGCGGGTTTTGCGCCCCTCGACCGCCTGGCGCAGTGGGTGGTGGCCCGTTTTGCCCTGACGCCCGAAGAAGGCGCCGATACGATCCTTTATCTCGCGACGTCGCCGGAAGTGGTGTCGGTCAGCGGTCACTATTTCGTCGAGTGCAAGCAGGTAGAGCCTTCGGAGGCGGCGCGCGACGATGCCCTGGCGCGGCGGCTTTGGGAAGTCAGTGAGAGGTTGACCGGCCTGGCGTAG
- a CDS encoding zinc-binding alcohol dehydrogenase, translating into MQNLALYFTAPRQVELRTEACPSPGPGQVRVHTRISAISPGTEMLIYRGQMPQGLAADEALESLAGALAYPLKYGYAAVGQVTDLGPGVDAGWKHRLVFAFQPHQRCFVTSVESLLPVPDGLPPERAAFLPNMETAVNFLMDGAPLIGEQVAVLGQGVVGLLTTALLSRFPLAALAVFDRYPRRREAAQRLGATLALDPATPDALEAARAHLHARDLYDGVDLAFELSGNPAALDFALALTGFAGRVVIGSWYGSKRAPLDLGGRFHRSRIRLLSSQVSTLAPEHAARWNKARRLRTAWDMLRTFPAERLITHRFAFAQAAEAYRLLDERAGEAIQVIFTYE; encoded by the coding sequence ATGCAAAATCTCGCGCTCTATTTCACCGCTCCCCGCCAAGTTGAACTGCGCACCGAAGCCTGCCCGTCCCCCGGCCCCGGCCAGGTGCGCGTGCACACGCGGATTTCGGCCATCAGCCCCGGCACCGAAATGCTCATCTACCGTGGGCAAATGCCCCAGGGGCTGGCCGCCGACGAAGCACTGGAATCCCTCGCCGGGGCGTTAGCCTACCCCCTCAAATACGGCTACGCCGCCGTGGGGCAGGTCACCGACCTGGGCCCGGGGGTGGATGCCGGCTGGAAGCACCGGCTGGTTTTCGCCTTCCAACCCCACCAGCGGTGCTTCGTAACCAGCGTGGAAAGCCTGTTGCCCGTGCCGGACGGCCTCCCGCCGGAGCGCGCGGCCTTTTTGCCCAACATGGAAACCGCGGTCAACTTCCTGATGGACGGCGCGCCCCTCATCGGCGAACAAGTGGCCGTGCTGGGGCAAGGCGTGGTGGGGCTGCTTACCACGGCGCTGCTGAGCCGCTTTCCGCTGGCCGCGCTGGCGGTCTTCGACCGTTACCCCCGGCGGCGAGAGGCCGCCCAACGCCTGGGCGCCACCTTAGCCCTCGACCCCGCCACGCCCGACGCGCTGGAAGCCGCCCGCGCCCATCTTCACGCTCGCGACCTTTACGACGGCGTTGACCTGGCCTTCGAACTTTCTGGCAACCCCGCAGCCCTCGATTTCGCCCTGGCCCTGACAGGCTTCGCCGGGCGGGTGGTCATCGGCTCATGGTACGGCAGCAAACGCGCCCCCCTCGATTTGGGCGGGCGCTTCCACCGCAGCCGCATCCGCCTGCTGAGCAGCCAGGTCAGCACCCTGGCGCCCGAACACGCCGCCCGGTGGAATAAAGCCCGCCGCCTGCGCACGGCCTGGGATATGCTCCGCACTTTCCCAGCAGAGCGCCTGATCACCCACCGCTTTGCCTTTGCCCAGGCCGCCGAAGCCTATCGGCTGCTGGATGAGCGTGCAGGGGAAGCAATACAGGTGATTTTCACCTACGAATGA
- a CDS encoding 6-carboxytetrahydropterin synthase, producing the protein MYQLTVIRDFIAQHYLIGGDWGAENNPHSHHYRAEVQLEGESLDQHGYLVDIVAVEAALERLIARYRDHTLNDLPEFAGLNPSLEHFARIFAQALAPDIAAPNLTRLTVRLWEHETAWAAYTLPLNAA; encoded by the coding sequence ATGTACCAACTCACCGTCATCCGCGATTTCATCGCCCAACACTATCTCATCGGCGGCGACTGGGGCGCCGAAAACAACCCCCACAGCCACCACTACCGCGCCGAAGTGCAACTGGAAGGCGAAAGCCTGGATCAGCACGGCTATCTGGTCGATATTGTGGCCGTAGAAGCCGCCTTAGAGCGCCTCATCGCCCGCTACCGCGACCACACCCTCAACGACCTGCCCGAATTTGCCGGGCTGAACCCCAGCCTGGAGCACTTCGCCCGCATTTTCGCGCAGGCGTTAGCGCCCGACATCGCCGCGCCCAACCTCACCCGCCTCACCGTGCGCTTGTGGGAACACGAAACCGCCTGGGCAGCATACACCCTGCCGCTGAACGCGGCCTGA
- the msrA gene encoding peptide-methionine (S)-S-oxide reductase, which yields MLPPTSAAEPNYTPETICEAIFAGGCFWCMEAHFEALPGVLEVTSGYTGGDVPNPTYEQVSTGTTGHFEAVRVRYDPNRITYRRLLEAFWQPIDPTDPGGQFYDRGPQYRTAIFYLDDEQKRLAEESKQALEASGIFKKPIATLILPAKPFYPAENYHQGYYKKNPAHYQRYVMASGKETFAELTWRDYPNFDFFPNENKPWKHFQKPSDAVLRRKLTPLQYEVTQQNGTELPFDNPYWNQQHPGIYVDLLSGEPLFSTLDQYDSGTGWPSFTRPLEPDNLVERLDTSHGMQRIEVRSRYADSHLGHLFFDGPPPTHLHYCIDSAALRFIPVEDLQREGYGEYLPLFQK from the coding sequence ATGCTGCCCCCCACCTCTGCTGCTGAGCCCAATTACACCCCCGAAACCATCTGCGAAGCCATCTTCGCCGGGGGCTGCTTCTGGTGCATGGAAGCCCACTTCGAAGCACTGCCCGGCGTGCTGGAAGTGACTTCCGGCTACACCGGCGGCGACGTGCCTAACCCCACCTACGAACAGGTTTCCACCGGCACCACAGGACACTTCGAGGCCGTGCGGGTGCGCTACGACCCCAACCGCATCACCTACCGCCGCCTGCTGGAAGCCTTTTGGCAACCCATTGACCCTACCGACCCCGGCGGGCAATTCTACGACCGCGGCCCTCAATACCGCACCGCTATTTTCTACCTCGACGACGAGCAAAAACGTCTGGCCGAGGAATCCAAGCAGGCCCTGGAAGCCTCAGGCATCTTCAAAAAGCCCATCGCCACCCTCATTCTGCCAGCCAAACCCTTTTACCCTGCCGAAAACTATCACCAGGGCTACTACAAAAAGAACCCCGCGCATTACCAGCGTTATGTCATGGCCTCGGGCAAGGAAACCTTTGCCGAACTCACCTGGCGAGACTACCCAAATTTCGACTTCTTTCCCAACGAAAACAAGCCCTGGAAACACTTTCAAAAGCCCTCAGACGCGGTGCTGCGCCGCAAGTTAACGCCGCTGCAATACGAAGTGACCCAGCAAAACGGCACCGAACTGCCTTTCGACAACCCGTACTGGAACCAGCAACACCCCGGCATCTACGTCGACCTCCTTTCCGGGGAACCGCTGTTCAGCACCCTCGACCAATACGATTCGGGCACCGGTTGGCCCAGTTTTACCCGCCCGCTGGAACCCGACAACTTAGTCGAGCGCCTCGACACCAGCCACGGGATGCAACGCATTGAAGTTCGCAGCCGTTATGCAGATTCTCATCTCGGGCATCTCTTCTTCGATGGGCCACCACCCACTCACTTGCACTATTGCATTGACTCAGCCGCGCTGCGCTTCATTCCCGTGGAAGACCTCCAACGGGAAGGCTACGGCGAATATCTGCCCTTGTTCCAGAAATAG
- a CDS encoding glycosyltransferase family 1 protein — protein MFPSLRIGLVIYGSLDTLSGGYLYDRLLVHHLEAHGHRVTVLSLPWRDYPRHLADNFSTSLARRILTTPVDLWLQDELNHPSLFWLNRRARPAVPIVSIVHHLRSDERHPRPWLPLYRAVERAYLRSADAFIFNSRTTQAAVASLRGEPLPPHIVAYPGGDRLHPQADAALICTRAHEPGPLRVLFLGNLIPRKGLHVLLQALARLNPAKAVLDVVGGETFAPAYARQMRRLAQRPGLQGRVRFHGRQDDEALRRLLSRAHVLTVPSRYEGFGIVYLEAMGFGLPVIAGERGAAWEFVTPGENGFLLPANETAAIAALAKHLRALHRDRERLAAMGLAARQRYEQHPTWEASMARIRGFLESLL, from the coding sequence ATGTTCCCTTCGCTTCGCATCGGCCTTGTCATCTACGGCTCGTTAGACACCCTCTCCGGCGGCTATCTTTACGACCGCCTGCTGGTGCACCACCTGGAAGCCCACGGCCATCGTGTCACCGTGCTCTCCCTGCCGTGGCGCGACTACCCGCGCCACTTGGCCGACAACTTTTCAACCAGCCTCGCCCGGCGCATCCTGACCACGCCGGTTGACCTCTGGCTGCAGGACGAACTCAACCACCCTTCGCTCTTCTGGCTCAACCGCCGGGCGCGGCCTGCCGTTCCCATCGTGAGCATCGTCCACCACCTGCGCAGCGACGAGCGCCATCCACGCCCCTGGCTTCCGCTATATCGCGCCGTGGAACGCGCTTACCTGCGCAGCGCGGATGCCTTCATCTTCAACAGCCGCACCACCCAGGCCGCGGTCGCCAGCCTGCGGGGCGAACCGCTGCCGCCCCACATCGTGGCCTACCCCGGCGGCGACCGCCTGCACCCCCAGGCCGATGCCGCCCTCATCTGCACCCGCGCCCACGAACCCGGGCCCCTGCGCGTCCTCTTCCTGGGCAACCTCATCCCGCGCAAGGGGCTGCACGTGCTCTTGCAGGCCCTCGCCCGCCTGAACCCCGCCAAAGCCGTGCTGGACGTGGTGGGCGGCGAAACTTTCGCCCCCGCCTACGCCCGCCAGATGCGCCGCCTGGCACAACGCCCCGGCCTGCAGGGGCGGGTGCGTTTCCACGGCAGGCAGGACGATGAAGCCCTGCGCCGCCTGCTCAGCCGCGCCCACGTGTTGACCGTGCCTTCCCGCTATGAAGGTTTTGGCATCGTGTATCTGGAAGCCATGGGCTTCGGCCTGCCGGTGATCGCCGGCGAGCGCGGCGCGGCGTGGGAATTCGTAACGCCCGGGGAAAACGGCTTCCTGCTGCCCGCCAACGAAACCGCCGCCATTGCAGCGTTAGCGAAGCACCTGCGCGCCCTGCATCGGGACCGGGAGCGGCTGGCTGCCATGGGGCTGGCCGCCCGGCAACGTTACGAGCAACACCCCACCTGGGAAGCCAGCATGGCGCGCATTCGGGGTTTCCTGGAAAGCCTGCTCTGA
- a CDS encoding penicillin acylase family protein, whose product MNKWARVLKYVVLAVVVVVVAVAAGGAFWLKVYVPRVVAPKSFPQTTGTLHLKGLRAPVDVYRDAMGVPSVYASNLHDLFFAQGYIHAQERFWQMDFWRHVGSGRLSEMFGKSQLATDEFLRTMGWREVAEQEYEQLSPQSKAILEAYTEGVNAYIADRQPTELSLEYLILKGILNRGYQIAPWTPVDSLVWGKAMAWDLRGNIGAEIERAVLLAHLTPEQVGTLFPPYPKDEPTIVTQPFSGASSGSEGSPPLAAARDLPASAWLTVADRFRAVDALIGETGMGVGSNSWVVSGALTDTGKPYLANDPHLGIQMPSIWFQMSLHCQPVNAACPFSVGGFSFAGVPGIVIGHNDRIAWGFTNVGPDVMDLFIEKVNPDNPMQYEYKGKWVNFETRQETINVAGGEPVTITVRISRHGPIISDTYGPLKDNIDPEKHPEATPFKDRAGISLPEHYAIALAWTALSPSTPFASIWGMDTAQNWEEFRAAALKFYVPAQNLVYADVDGNIGYQMPGLIPIRKAGDGRLPVPGWTGDYDWVGYVPLEELPYAFNPPEGYIVTANNRVPPWNYPYLITTDWTYGFRAERIIEMLKEAPGKIDKTTLESMQFDAYSTNAARQVHILLGLPMKDADLTAARDRFLQNWDDRYDANSQPAAVFAYFWQNLLLDTFKDDLPKAYWPTGGERWMEVMRNLDDDPHNFFWDDKATPAVESRDDIFLRAWQETVAQMRAKYGKDMAKWPRWGDLHVAVFRNQTLGESGIGPIEAMFNRGPVRTTGSKGLVNATGWKVGHSFEVYWLPSMRMIVDLSNLDASLTVHTTGESGHAYHPHYDDMMTLWAGGKYYPMWWTRPAVEAHAADHLRLEP is encoded by the coding sequence ATGAACAAGTGGGCGCGGGTTTTGAAATATGTGGTATTGGCCGTCGTGGTAGTGGTTGTGGCCGTGGCGGCGGGCGGCGCTTTCTGGCTCAAGGTGTATGTGCCGCGGGTGGTTGCCCCCAAGTCGTTTCCGCAAACCACGGGCACGCTGCACCTCAAAGGATTGCGCGCGCCGGTGGATGTTTACCGCGACGCGATGGGCGTGCCGAGTGTGTATGCTTCCAATCTCCATGACCTCTTCTTTGCGCAGGGATATATCCATGCGCAAGAACGCTTCTGGCAAATGGATTTCTGGCGGCACGTCGGCAGCGGGCGACTTTCGGAGATGTTTGGGAAGTCGCAACTGGCAACCGACGAATTCCTGCGCACGATGGGGTGGCGGGAGGTCGCCGAGCAGGAATATGAACAACTTTCCCCGCAATCCAAAGCCATTCTGGAAGCCTACACGGAGGGCGTCAACGCTTACATCGCCGACCGCCAGCCGACCGAGTTGAGCCTGGAATACCTGATTCTGAAGGGCATTCTCAACCGCGGCTACCAGATTGCCCCCTGGACGCCGGTGGATTCGTTGGTGTGGGGCAAGGCGATGGCGTGGGACTTGCGCGGCAACATTGGCGCGGAAATCGAGCGTGCCGTGCTGCTTGCCCATCTCACGCCAGAGCAGGTGGGCACACTGTTTCCGCCTTACCCCAAGGATGAGCCGACCATTGTGACGCAGCCTTTCAGCGGCGCCAGCAGTGGCAGCGAGGGAAGCCCGCCTTTGGCTGCGGCGCGTGACCTGCCCGCCAGCGCCTGGTTGACGGTGGCCGACCGCTTCCGGGCGGTGGATGCCCTTATCGGTGAAACGGGTATGGGGGTGGGTTCCAACTCGTGGGTGGTTTCCGGCGCGCTGACCGATACCGGAAAGCCGTATTTAGCCAACGACCCTCATTTGGGCATCCAGATGCCCTCGATTTGGTTCCAGATGTCCTTGCACTGCCAGCCGGTGAACGCCGCGTGCCCCTTCTCCGTCGGCGGGTTCTCCTTTGCCGGTGTGCCAGGCATCGTCATTGGACACAACGACCGCATCGCATGGGGCTTTACCAACGTGGGGCCTGATGTCATGGATTTGTTCATCGAAAAGGTGAACCCTGACAACCCCATGCAATACGAATACAAAGGCAAGTGGGTGAACTTCGAAACCCGCCAGGAAACCATCAACGTCGCGGGTGGTGAACCGGTTACGATTACCGTGCGCATCTCGCGGCATGGGCCTATCATTTCGGATACTTACGGCCCTCTCAAAGATAACATTGACCCCGAAAAACATCCCGAGGCCACACCCTTCAAAGATCGCGCCGGCATTTCCCTGCCGGAGCATTATGCTATTGCCCTGGCCTGGACGGCGCTCTCGCCCTCCACACCCTTCGCGTCTATTTGGGGCATGGATACTGCCCAAAATTGGGAGGAATTTCGCGCTGCGGCGTTGAAGTTCTACGTTCCCGCTCAAAACCTGGTGTATGCTGATGTGGACGGCAATATCGGCTACCAAATGCCGGGGCTGATTCCCATTCGGAAAGCGGGCGATGGGCGGCTGCCGGTGCCGGGCTGGACGGGCGATTATGATTGGGTGGGCTACGTGCCTCTCGAGGAATTGCCCTATGCCTTCAACCCGCCGGAAGGCTACATCGTCACGGCCAACAACCGGGTGCCGCCGTGGAATTACCCCTACCTCATCACCACCGATTGGACATACGGCTTCCGTGCCGAGCGCATCATCGAGATGCTCAAAGAGGCCCCCGGCAAAATCGACAAAACCACGCTGGAATCCATGCAGTTCGACGCTTACAGCACCAACGCGGCCAGGCAGGTGCATATTTTGCTGGGCTTGCCCATGAAGGACGCTGACCTGACTGCTGCCCGCGACCGTTTTCTGCAAAACTGGGATGACCGCTACGATGCTAATTCTCAGCCGGCGGCAGTGTTCGCCTATTTCTGGCAAAACCTGTTGCTGGATACGTTCAAAGACGACCTCCCGAAAGCCTACTGGCCGACCGGCGGCGAGCGCTGGATGGAAGTCATGCGCAATCTGGATGACGATCCCCACAACTTCTTCTGGGATGATAAAGCCACCCCCGCGGTGGAAAGCCGTGACGACATTTTCCTGCGGGCGTGGCAGGAAACGGTGGCACAGATGCGTGCAAAGTACGGAAAGGATATGGCAAAGTGGCCGCGCTGGGGCGACCTGCATGTCGCCGTGTTCCGCAACCAGACCCTCGGTGAGTCGGGCATTGGGCCGATTGAGGCGATGTTCAACCGCGGCCCCGTGCGCACCACGGGCAGCAAAGGGCTGGTCAACGCCACTGGCTGGAAGGTAGGGCATTCCTTCGAGGTCTATTGGCTGCCTTCCATGCGGATGATCGTGGACTTGAGCAACCTGGACGCTTCTTTGACCGTGCACACCACCGGGGAATCCGGCCATGCCTACCACCCCCACTACGACGATATGATGACGCTCTGGGCGGGGGGAAAGTACTACCCCATGTGGTGGACCCGACCGGCTGTGGAAGCCCACGCTGCCGACCATTTGCGGCTGGAACCGTGA
- the ribA gene encoding GTP cyclohydrolase II, producing MQILISGISSSMGHHPLTCTIALTQPRCASFPWKTSNGKATANICPCSRNRFATAGHASPLSPHTVAAFRPMRSFLKTLSWLLLAALLGWAATKVPWSATWATLRRFPVSTLLGLIALNVLILWLFALRWWWLLRVAGHPVPWGHLTAYRVAAFSVSYFTPGSQFGGEPLQVWALWRQENVPTATALASVGLDKLLELVGNFGFLLVGAAALAHLGLLSPAMRRSLPLGAGGLALLTVLYLVVVCRGVSPLQRLSSHLPRFLRRAAHHGAAAEATAASLCRRRPALALIGLALALPTWVALWGEYALMTHGLGMHLTFAQTLVLMTAARLAFLLPLLPGGLGALEAGLVLTLGTLGYGPSYGLALALIIRLRDLTVGAVGLFIAHRLGVQTLGSPPPPSSPQKTNTSEVPMKVKVQRMVCARIPTQEGTFQLCLYHNNKDQKEHLALVVGDVAGEGVLVRIHSECFTGDVLGSRRCDCGEQLHLAMQHIAEKGRGVVVYLRQEGRGIGLLEKLKAYNLQDQGYDTVEANLALGHQADEREYDVGVAILRDLGVQSVRLLTNNPKKIESLEALGMPVVERVPVVATIHDDNRAYLETKARRMHHLLDMGSLTLHAQEKPTDES from the coding sequence ATGCAGATTCTCATCTCGGGCATCTCTTCTTCGATGGGCCACCACCCACTCACTTGCACTATTGCATTGACTCAGCCGCGCTGCGCTTCATTCCCGTGGAAGACCTCCAACGGGAAGGCTACGGCGAATATCTGCCCTTGTTCCAGAAATAGGTTCGCAACGGCTGGGCACGCCAGCCCTCTCTCGCCACACACAGTGGCTGCCTTTCGGCCGATGAGATCCTTTCTCAAAACCCTCAGCTGGCTGCTCCTGGCGGCATTGCTGGGCTGGGCAGCCACTAAAGTGCCGTGGAGCGCAACCTGGGCCACGCTGCGACGCTTTCCCGTAAGCACGCTGCTGGGGCTCATTGCACTCAACGTGCTCATTCTGTGGCTGTTTGCCCTTCGGTGGTGGTGGCTGCTGCGGGTGGCGGGGCATCCCGTCCCGTGGGGGCACCTCACGGCCTACCGGGTTGCCGCTTTCAGCGTCAGTTATTTCACCCCCGGCTCGCAGTTCGGCGGCGAACCGTTGCAGGTTTGGGCGCTCTGGCGGCAAGAAAACGTTCCCACCGCCACAGCATTAGCCAGCGTAGGGCTGGATAAACTGCTCGAACTCGTGGGCAATTTCGGCTTCCTACTGGTCGGCGCGGCAGCCCTTGCTCACCTTGGTCTGCTCTCGCCCGCAATGCGGCGCAGCCTGCCGCTGGGGGCTGGCGGGCTGGCCTTGCTCACCGTGCTCTACCTCGTAGTGGTCTGCCGCGGGGTCAGCCCCCTTCAGCGGCTATCTTCCCACCTACCGCGTTTCCTGCGCCGGGCCGCCCACCACGGGGCAGCCGCCGAAGCCACCGCAGCCAGTCTCTGCCGCCGCCGCCCCGCCCTGGCGCTGATCGGTCTGGCCCTCGCGCTCCCTACCTGGGTCGCTCTGTGGGGCGAATATGCCCTGATGACCCACGGCCTGGGCATGCACCTGACCTTCGCTCAAACCCTGGTGCTGATGACCGCCGCCCGACTGGCTTTCCTGCTGCCCCTCTTGCCCGGAGGGTTGGGGGCGCTGGAAGCCGGGCTGGTCCTGACCCTCGGCACGCTGGGCTATGGGCCTTCCTACGGATTAGCCCTCGCTCTCATCATCCGCCTGCGCGATCTAACCGTCGGCGCGGTGGGGCTGTTCATTGCTCATCGGCTTGGTGTTCAAACCCTGGGCTCCCCCCCACCGCCTTCCTCACCCCAAAAAACCAACACCTCGGAGGTTCCTATGAAAGTCAAAGTTCAACGCATGGTCTGCGCTCGCATTCCCACCCAGGAAGGCACCTTCCAACTCTGCCTCTACCACAACAACAAAGACCAGAAAGAGCATCTCGCCCTGGTGGTCGGCGACGTGGCCGGAGAAGGCGTGCTGGTGCGCATCCATTCCGAATGCTTCACCGGCGACGTGCTCGGCTCGCGGCGCTGCGACTGCGGTGAGCAACTGCACCTCGCCATGCAACACATCGCCGAAAAAGGCCGTGGCGTGGTCGTCTACCTGCGGCAGGAAGGCCGCGGCATCGGCCTGCTGGAAAAACTCAAGGCTTACAACCTGCAAGACCAGGGCTACGACACCGTCGAAGCCAACCTCGCGCTGGGGCATCAGGCCGACGAGCGGGAATACGATGTCGGCGTCGCCATTTTGCGCGACCTTGGAGTGCAATCGGTGCGTCTGCTGACCAACAACCCCAAGAAAATCGAATCGCTGGAAGCCTTGGGCATGCCGGTGGTGGAACGCGTGCCGGTGGTGGCTACCATCCATGACGACAACCGCGCCTACCTCGAAACCAAAGCCCGCCGAATGCACCATCTGCTGGACATGGGTTCCCTGACCTTGCACGCGCAGGAAAAGCCGACCGATGAATCCTGA